The uncultured Trichococcus sp. DNA segment CTGATGAGCTCCGGAACGCATACTGTGGTGCTGATTTGTTTTTCTTTCCAACTTACGAAGAAACGGAAGGAATCGTCCTTTTGGAGGCACTCGCCATGGGGCAGGAGATCCTGATCCGGGATATACCGATCTATGAGGATGATCTGCTCGATGGCAAACACGTCTACAAAGGCAAAACGAATGACGATTTCCGAAGGTTGATCAGCGGCATTCTGGAGGGGGACCTGCCTTCTTTGAAGGCTGCAGGACAGGATCATATACACCAGAAGGATCTCAGCTACATTGGTTCTGAATTGCGGCGTGCTTACGAAACGGCCATCCGGTTGCATAAGGCGGATAATGGGGAGATATCGGTTCCGGGGACAAAATGATTTTTTGGGAAAGGTCCCCACTTTCGACAGGTTTTGTTAAAAACGGCTGGTCGGAACCAACTTATTCCGTGTGAGGCTTGTGATATCCCATCCTTGCGCCTAGCAAAATGACAGATGATAACTAAAAACAAATTGGTTTCGATAAATAATCGAAATCAATTTGTTTTTTTTATGAATTGTTCGGGAAAATGTGGTAGAAAGTGGGGGGATGTGGTAGACTGAAAACATATTTGAAGGTGGGGGCGAGTGTCTTTATGTTGATGGGCGAATTCAAACACAATGTAGACGCGAAAGGCAGATTGATCATGCCCGCAAAATTTCGTGAGGAATTAGGCGATACGTTCATCATCACCCGTGGACTGGACGGCTGTTTGTTCGGCTATCCGTTGAGCCAATGGGAGCTGCTCCAAGAAAAATTGAAACAGCTGCCCCTTGCCAAAAAAGATGCGCGTGCTTTTACCCGTTTTTTCTATTCAGCCGCTACAGAAGCCGAATTGGATAAACAAGGGCGCATCAATATCCCTCAAACATTATTGGATTATGCGAAAATTGAAAAAGAATGTCGAATTGTCGGTGTGGCCGACCGTATAGAAATATGGAGCAACGAGAAGTGGGAAGAATTTGCTGAAGAGGCTGCTGAAAACTTCGAAGATATTGCTGAAACGATGATCGACTTTGGATTGTAGGTGCAGAAATGGAAAAATTTGAACATTATAGCGTGTTGCTGAACGAGTCCATCGATGGTTTGAACATCAAACCGGATGGTATCTATGTCGATTGTACTTTAGGCGGTGCCGGACACAGCAGCGTGATTTTATCAAAATTAAATGAAAATGGGCATCTGTATGCCTTTGACCAAGACCGTATCGCCATCGGAAATGCGGAAGCAGCATTGGCGACTTATATCGAAAAAGGCATGGTGACGCTCATCAAGGCTAATTTTCGGAATATCAAAGAAGAACTGGAAAACCGCGGCGTTTTTGGCGTAGACGGCATCCTGTACGATCTGGGAGTTTCCTCCCCGCAATTGGATCAGGCCGAACGAGGGTTCAGTTACCGTTATGATGCACCACTCGACATGCGCATGGACCAAGAGCAGGAATTGACGGCCCGCGTTATTGTTAACGAGTGGCCTTTTGCTGAATTGGTGAAGATTTTTTATCGTTATGGCGAAGAAAAATTTTCAAAACAGATAGCCCGCAAAATCGAAAACATCAGAGAAACCCAACCGATCGAAACGACCGGTGAACTGGTCGAAATCATCAAAGACTGCATTCCGGCACCGGCCAGAAGAAAAGGCGGACATCCGGCTAAGCGCATTTTCCAAGCTTTGCGCATCGCCGTCAACGACGAATTATCCGCTGTTGAAGATTCGATAGAAGATGGTTTGAAGATGCTGAACGTCGGAGGACGCATGAGCGTCATTTCCTTCCAATCGTTGGAGGACCGGATCGTTAAAGTCCTTTTCAAAGAAGCCAGTTCGAAAGAGGAAACTTTGCCTCTGTTGCCTATTCTTCCCGAGGAATATGAAGCGGACTACAAGTTGATCAGCCGAAAACCGATCATGCCCAATGAGGCGGAATTGAGTGAGAATTCGCGTTCTCAAAGTGCGAAATTGCGTGTCATCGAAAGAGTCAAGAAATAACAGGAGCACAGCAGCTCTGTAACTAAAGATCATCAGTCGGAACCAATAAACTGTGCCTGAGCCGCACGGTTTATTTCGGGGGAGGAGAGGATTAAGTGGCATTACCTGAGTATAGGGCGGCGATAGCAGAACCGACGCTGCCGAAAGAACTGACAGAACCCAAAAAAGGCCAGCCTGCACCGAAAGGCTACAAAGCCTTTAGAGATAAATATGTAAAAATCGAAAAAATTGCCATCACCATCACGCTGTTAAGCGCCTTGGTCGTGTTGCTACTCTCGCTGGCTACACAAGTGACCCTCTCCAATCAGAACAGGGCGTTGCAGGACTTACAAAATGATAGCGTTGCGATCGGTTTGGAAAATCAAAACTTGGAGCAAGAAGTCCAAGAACTTTCAAGATACGACCGCATTATCGAGATAGCAAAAGAACTTGGTCTGGAAATGAATGAAGCAAACGTTAGGAATGTTACGCGATGAAAAAAACAGCTAATCCTCAAAAAAACCGGAAAAAAATGACTCGTATCATGGTTGGTTTGACAGGTTTACTATTTCTTGTATTTATTTTTCGTTTTTCTATGATCATGATCACCAAGAAGGTAAATGGCGAGAATCTAAGCGAGCATGTTAATAACTTATATACCAGAAGTAGTATCCTTGCCGCAAAAAGAGGTACCATCTATGACATAGGTGGTAATCCCATTGCCTTGGATGCTACTTCTTATTCGTTGGTCGGCGTTTTGACCGACGAATGGAGTGCAGATACGGAAAATCCGAATCATATCGTCGACAAGGAAAAAACTGCTGAAATTCTGGCACAGTACATCAGCATGAGCAAAGAAGAAATTTTGACCATCCTGAATCAGGAGGACTTGAAGCAAGTCGAATTCGGCAGCGCAGGGACCAACCTGAATTATGCGACCAAATCCAGCATTGAAGCGGAAGAGCTTCCGGGCATCACGTTTGAGGAGACGCCTTCCAGGCTCTACCCGAATGGGATATTTGCTTCCCATCTTGTCGGCTTCGCGCAA contains these protein-coding regions:
- the mraZ gene encoding division/cell wall cluster transcriptional repressor MraZ codes for the protein MLMGEFKHNVDAKGRLIMPAKFREELGDTFIITRGLDGCLFGYPLSQWELLQEKLKQLPLAKKDARAFTRFFYSAATEAELDKQGRINIPQTLLDYAKIEKECRIVGVADRIEIWSNEKWEEFAEEAAENFEDIAETMIDFGL
- the rsmH gene encoding 16S rRNA (cytosine(1402)-N(4))-methyltransferase RsmH; the protein is MEKFEHYSVLLNESIDGLNIKPDGIYVDCTLGGAGHSSVILSKLNENGHLYAFDQDRIAIGNAEAALATYIEKGMVTLIKANFRNIKEELENRGVFGVDGILYDLGVSSPQLDQAERGFSYRYDAPLDMRMDQEQELTARVIVNEWPFAELVKIFYRYGEEKFSKQIARKIENIRETQPIETTGELVEIIKDCIPAPARRKGGHPAKRIFQALRIAVNDELSAVEDSIEDGLKMLNVGGRMSVISFQSLEDRIVKVLFKEASSKEETLPLLPILPEEYEADYKLISRKPIMPNEAELSENSRSQSAKLRVIERVKK
- a CDS encoding septum formation initiator family protein — its product is MALPEYRAAIAEPTLPKELTEPKKGQPAPKGYKAFRDKYVKIEKIAITITLLSALVVLLLSLATQVTLSNQNRALQDLQNDSVAIGLENQNLEQEVQELSRYDRIIEIAKELGLEMNEANVRNVTR